A part of Fimbriiglobus ruber genomic DNA contains:
- a CDS encoding CocE/NonD family hydrolase encodes MHRLIAAILVSLFALAPAPAADPPAVDLGSITEKHVMVPMRDGKHLSVYLYFPPGPGPWPVLLEQRYADLTAPATRKGFAKLAEPGYVVAAQNFRGSHKSEGTWVGYRALGWGELKDGYDTVEWLAKQPWSTGKVGTFGSSQAGFAQNFLAVTRPPSLKAQYMIDTGLSLYQEGYRIGGTTRPERFKGMDGVCRVPEDNRRLLKEWFAHPTYDDYWAAEDCTRFFDKMDVPCFTVGSWFDFMCVGSIDSYVGRQHGGGPNSRGKQQLLIGPWLHGRYKNTNVTGEMTYPENAKFDLDAHLIRWFDHYLKGIDNGVTKEPAVRYYVMGAVGEPGAPGNVWRTAADWPAPAEATPLYLRANGVLAGTAPPEEASSSNFLADPTNPAKIPATRGFPGARDARDFEKQTEVHTFTSEVLLQPVEWTGKIRAELWVSSSAKDTDFIVRVSDVYPDGRSILLVDYVRRARYREGYEKEVFMEPGKVYPIAFDVGWLSQVFNAGHRIRVTVASTGAPFYETNPNTGEPLTFEPPAKIVVAKNAVYHDKQRASRIVVPVRGK; translated from the coding sequence ATGCACCGACTGATTGCCGCCATTCTCGTCTCTCTATTCGCCCTCGCCCCGGCCCCCGCCGCCGACCCGCCGGCCGTCGACCTCGGCTCGATCACGGAAAAGCACGTGATGGTGCCGATGCGGGACGGGAAGCACCTCTCGGTCTACCTCTACTTCCCACCCGGCCCAGGTCCGTGGCCCGTCTTGCTCGAACAGCGATACGCCGACCTAACTGCCCCCGCCACCCGCAAGGGCTTCGCCAAGCTGGCCGAACCGGGCTACGTCGTGGCCGCCCAGAACTTCCGCGGGTCGCACAAGTCCGAGGGGACGTGGGTGGGCTACCGCGCGCTCGGGTGGGGCGAGTTGAAGGACGGGTACGACACGGTCGAATGGTTGGCAAAGCAACCGTGGAGTACCGGGAAGGTGGGCACATTCGGCAGCTCCCAGGCGGGATTCGCCCAGAACTTCCTGGCCGTGACCCGGCCGCCGTCGCTGAAAGCCCAGTACATGATCGACACCGGCCTCAGCCTCTACCAGGAAGGCTATCGCATCGGTGGCACGACCCGGCCGGAGCGGTTCAAGGGAATGGACGGCGTCTGCCGCGTGCCCGAGGATAACCGCCGCTTATTGAAAGAGTGGTTCGCCCACCCGACCTACGACGACTACTGGGCCGCGGAGGACTGTACCCGCTTCTTCGACAAGATGGACGTGCCCTGCTTCACCGTGGGCAGTTGGTTCGATTTCATGTGCGTCGGCTCGATCGACAGCTACGTCGGCCGGCAACACGGGGGCGGGCCGAACTCTCGCGGGAAGCAGCAACTCCTCATCGGCCCGTGGCTACACGGGCGGTACAAGAACACCAACGTGACCGGCGAGATGACCTACCCCGAGAACGCGAAGTTCGACCTGGACGCCCACCTGATCCGTTGGTTCGACCACTACCTCAAAGGGATCGACAACGGCGTCACGAAAGAGCCGGCCGTCCGATACTACGTCATGGGCGCGGTCGGTGAGCCGGGTGCCCCCGGCAACGTGTGGCGGACGGCCGCCGACTGGCCGGCGCCGGCGGAGGCGACGCCGCTCTACCTGCGGGCGAACGGCGTCCTCGCGGGCACGGCCCCGCCGGAGGAAGCTTCCTCCTCGAACTTCCTCGCCGACCCGACCAACCCGGCCAAGATCCCGGCGACCCGCGGCTTCCCGGGCGCGCGGGACGCCCGCGACTTCGAGAAGCAGACCGAGGTGCACACGTTCACGTCCGAAGTCCTGTTGCAGCCGGTGGAGTGGACGGGGAAGATCCGGGCGGAGTTGTGGGTGTCGTCATCGGCCAAGGACACCGACTTCATCGTCCGCGTGAGCGACGTTTACCCGGATGGTAGGTCGATCCTACTCGTTGATTACGTCCGGCGGGCGCGGTACCGGGAGGGGTACGAGAAGGAAGTGTTCATGGAGCCGGGGAAGGTGTACCCGATCGCATTCGACGTGGGTTGGCTGAGCCAGGTGTTCAACGCGGGGCACCGCATCCGAGTCACGGTCGCCAGCACCGGGGCACCATTTTACGAAACGAACCCAAATACCGGCGAGCCGCTGACCTTTGAACCGCCCGCGAAGATTGTGGTCGCGAAGAACGCCGTCTACCACGACAAGCAGCGCGCGTCGCGGATCGTCGTGCCGGTGCGGGGGAAGTAG
- a CDS encoding RNA polymerase sigma factor, which translates to MTATDTHRAIDAVWRIESARLIAGLARIVRDVGVAEELAHDALVAALEQWPESGVPQNPGAWLMATAKHRAIDLVRRNKRFERKQEELGRKFEAQQSAAAPDLDAALDDDVGDDLLRLVFTACHPVLSTEARVALTLRLLGGLTTDEIARAFLVSEPTIAQRIVRAKRTLTEKQVPFEVPRGAELAERLSSVFEVIYLVFNEGYTATSGDDWMRPALCEDALRLGRILAELVPQEPEAHGLIALLEIQASRSRARVSATGEPILLLEQNRALWDQLLIRRGLAALARAESLGGARGPYALQAAIAACHARARTAAETDWNRIAMLYEGLAQLRPSPIVELNRAVAIAMAFGPQAGLDLVDALAGEPSLQSYHLLPSVRGDFLVKLGRKREARAEFERAAALTRNAREQALLLERAAACGE; encoded by the coding sequence ATGACGGCTACCGACACCCACCGCGCGATCGACGCGGTCTGGCGGATCGAATCGGCCCGGCTCATCGCCGGCCTCGCGCGGATCGTCCGCGACGTGGGGGTCGCCGAGGAACTCGCGCACGACGCCCTCGTGGCCGCACTGGAGCAGTGGCCGGAATCGGGCGTGCCGCAGAACCCGGGCGCCTGGCTCATGGCCACCGCGAAGCACCGGGCGATCGACCTCGTGCGACGGAACAAGCGGTTCGAGCGCAAGCAGGAAGAACTCGGCCGCAAGTTCGAGGCCCAGCAATCGGCGGCCGCGCCCGACCTCGACGCGGCTCTCGACGACGACGTGGGCGACGACCTTCTCCGCCTCGTCTTCACGGCCTGCCACCCGGTCCTCTCCACCGAGGCCCGCGTCGCCCTCACCCTCCGGCTACTCGGCGGCTTGACCACCGACGAAATCGCGCGGGCTTTCCTCGTGTCGGAACCGACGATCGCCCAGCGGATCGTCCGGGCCAAACGCACCCTCACCGAAAAACAAGTCCCCTTTGAAGTCCCCCGCGGGGCGGAACTCGCGGAGCGGCTGTCGTCGGTCTTCGAGGTGATTTACCTCGTCTTCAACGAGGGCTACACGGCCACCTCGGGCGACGACTGGATGCGGCCGGCGCTGTGCGAAGACGCGTTGCGCCTGGGCCGCATCCTGGCCGAACTCGTACCGCAAGAGCCGGAGGCGCACGGCCTCATCGCCCTCCTGGAAATTCAGGCGTCGCGCTCGCGGGCGCGAGTGAGTGCCACGGGCGAGCCGATCCTGCTCCTCGAACAAAACCGCGCCCTCTGGGATCAACTCCTCATCCGCCGCGGCCTCGCCGCGCTCGCCCGGGCCGAGAGTCTGGGCGGCGCCCGCGGTCCGTATGCGCTCCAGGCCGCGATTGCCGCTTGCCACGCCCGGGCGCGGACGGCGGCCGAGACGGACTGGAACCGCATCGCGATGCTCTACGAAGGTCTCGCCCAGCTCCGGCCTTCGCCCATCGTGGAGTTGAACCGCGCGGTGGCGATCGCCATGGCCTTCGGTCCCCAGGCGGGCCTCGACCTCGTCGACGCGCTGGCCGGCGAGCCGTCGCTCCAGAGCTACCACCTTTTACCCAGCGTTCGGGGCGACTTCCTCGTCAAACTTGGCCGCAAACGGGAAGCCCGCGCGGAGTTCGAGCGCGCCGCGGCCCTCACGCGCAATGCCCGCGAGCAGGCACTTCTGTTGGAACGTGCGGCGGCGTGCGGCGAGTGA
- a CDS encoding sugar phosphate isomerase/epimerase family protein: MPHQNRREWLRDSATGLAAVALSTPAAPAADPIKPFRFGFGQYGMLSLSNAEYLKTCIAIGYDCVEFAPQPGWPADPKALTAADRRELRDRMADAGLVLSSLLVGVREPAPDPAHAANLDTLKACAELGHALAPSAPPVLVTNLGGKPEDWENVREKVADHLTAWADVTKAAKTVIAVKPHVKSVLHTPEGGKWVLDKVNSPWLRLVYDYSHYVLQGLKLADTIAAIVPHSAMVHLKDAKGTPDKFEFLLPGDGSTDYPLYAKLLREAGYRGPVVVEVSNQISRKPGYDGVAAAKTCYARLAPALGHKRP, from the coding sequence GTGCCACACCAGAACCGCCGCGAATGGCTGCGAGATTCCGCGACCGGGCTCGCCGCCGTCGCCCTGTCAACGCCGGCCGCGCCTGCGGCCGATCCGATCAAGCCGTTCCGGTTCGGGTTCGGGCAGTACGGGATGTTGTCGTTGTCGAACGCGGAGTACCTCAAGACGTGTATCGCCATCGGGTACGATTGCGTCGAATTCGCGCCGCAACCCGGCTGGCCGGCCGACCCGAAAGCGCTAACGGCGGCCGACCGCCGCGAGTTGCGTGACCGCATGGCTGACGCCGGCCTGGTGCTTTCCTCGCTACTCGTGGGCGTCCGCGAGCCGGCTCCCGACCCCGCGCACGCCGCGAACCTGGACACCCTCAAAGCATGTGCCGAGTTGGGCCACGCGCTTGCGCCCAGCGCTCCGCCCGTGTTGGTCACCAATTTGGGCGGCAAGCCGGAGGACTGGGAGAACGTGCGGGAAAAGGTCGCCGACCACCTGACGGCGTGGGCGGACGTTACCAAAGCCGCGAAGACGGTGATCGCAGTCAAGCCGCACGTAAAGAGCGTTCTCCATACGCCCGAAGGCGGGAAATGGGTTCTCGACAAGGTGAACAGTCCGTGGCTGCGATTGGTTTACGATTACAGCCACTACGTTCTACAAGGGTTGAAATTGGCGGACACCATCGCGGCGATCGTTCCGCATTCAGCGATGGTCCATTTGAAAGACGCGAAGGGTACGCCGGACAAGTTCGAATTCCTCCTCCCGGGCGACGGTAGCACCGACTACCCGCTCTACGCGAAGTTGTTGCGGGAAGCCGGCTATCGCGGGCCGGTGGTGGTCGAGGTCAGCAACCAGATCAGCCGGAAGCCTGGGTACGACGGCGTCGCGGCGGCGAAGACGTGTTACGCCAGGCTCGCGCCGGCCCTCGGCCACAAGCGCCCCTGA
- a CDS encoding tagatose 1,6-diphosphate aldolase: MSLSVTRLLGLGLTPGKLRGLQRISNPNGTLTMVATDQNSSMMSMMKKATGKEPTYADVVDAKVMLSRALSPHCSGLLVDGYYGYWSTVAAQAVPSSTGLLIRVEKSGAPKNKAGAPQGEVETGWGVAKIKRCGADAVKLLAQFEPAEFDSAEHNFEFTRKMYEDCIAHDILFLLEPIHFPYNGEDEKSPSKIARKASTVIESARILSRYCDIFKAEFPGTPGVESDAQLVDNLKKLNDACAKPWVLLSAGVDYPQYKKQVEMAMKAGASGILGGRAFWKEFFTYTTPAERQKFAETECTKRVQELDAIVKSGTPWFAKYGYTSNELHELRAAEGWHARYGGGTVATTGPVKVDPNAVY, from the coding sequence ATGTCCCTATCCGTCACCCGCCTACTCGGCCTCGGCCTCACCCCCGGGAAGCTCCGCGGGCTACAACGCATCAGCAATCCGAACGGCACGCTGACGATGGTCGCGACCGATCAGAACAGTTCGATGATGTCGATGATGAAGAAGGCGACCGGCAAAGAGCCGACTTACGCCGACGTCGTCGACGCCAAGGTCATGCTGTCCCGCGCCCTATCCCCGCACTGCTCCGGCCTGCTGGTCGACGGGTACTACGGGTACTGGAGCACCGTCGCCGCCCAGGCCGTCCCGTCCAGCACCGGGCTCTTGATCCGCGTCGAGAAGTCCGGCGCCCCGAAGAACAAGGCCGGCGCCCCGCAAGGCGAAGTCGAAACCGGCTGGGGCGTCGCCAAGATCAAGCGGTGTGGTGCGGACGCCGTCAAGCTGCTCGCCCAGTTCGAGCCGGCCGAATTCGACTCCGCCGAGCACAACTTCGAATTCACCCGGAAGATGTACGAAGACTGCATCGCCCACGACATCCTCTTCCTGCTGGAACCGATTCACTTCCCGTACAACGGCGAAGACGAAAAGAGCCCGAGCAAGATCGCCCGCAAGGCGAGTACGGTCATCGAGTCGGCCCGCATCCTGAGCCGGTACTGCGACATCTTCAAGGCCGAGTTCCCCGGCACCCCCGGCGTCGAGTCGGACGCCCAGCTGGTGGACAACCTGAAGAAGCTGAACGACGCCTGCGCCAAGCCGTGGGTGCTGCTGTCCGCCGGCGTGGACTACCCGCAGTATAAGAAGCAAGTGGAGATGGCGATGAAGGCCGGGGCGAGCGGCATCCTCGGCGGCCGGGCGTTCTGGAAAGAGTTCTTCACGTACACCACCCCGGCCGAGCGGCAGAAGTTCGCCGAGACCGAATGCACCAAGCGGGTCCAGGAACTCGACGCGATTGTCAAGAGCGGCACCCCCTGGTTCGCCAAGTACGGGTACACCTCCAACGAACTGCACGAGTTGCGGGCGGCCGAAGGCTGGCACGCCCGGTACGGCGGGGGCACGGTCGCCACGACCGGCCCGGTCAAGGTCGACCCGAACGCCGTGTATTGA
- a CDS encoding M48 family metallopeptidase, with translation MQQWRALGLAMICAGMAAGCGRIGVPGADQTAGPGGREQPLALNPKQELALGHQSYEEVMSEYGDRVLSADSPETTRVRRIVDRLKEAADIEPLQREIELRVRGYRFDWEANVIRDKQVNAFCLPAGKIFVFTGILSFLRNDDDAVAAVLAHEMAHAQAHHSSERLARERAGGNVFQKLSYSRMQESEADHIGVFIMAFAGYDPDRAVAFWKRMTQAHNGPPEFLSDHPSDEHRVQNLTAWAPKARAAKKAFDEGRITPPRR, from the coding sequence ATGCAGCAGTGGCGTGCGCTCGGACTGGCAATGATTTGCGCAGGAATGGCGGCGGGGTGTGGGCGGATTGGCGTCCCTGGCGCCGACCAGACTGCCGGACCGGGCGGCCGCGAGCAGCCGCTCGCCCTCAACCCGAAACAGGAACTGGCGCTCGGCCACCAGTCTTACGAAGAGGTGATGTCCGAGTACGGCGACCGCGTCCTCTCGGCCGACAGCCCGGAGACGACCCGCGTCCGCCGTATCGTCGACCGGTTGAAGGAAGCGGCCGACATTGAGCCGCTTCAGCGCGAGATCGAATTGCGGGTCCGCGGGTACCGCTTCGATTGGGAAGCGAACGTGATCCGGGACAAACAGGTGAACGCGTTTTGCCTGCCGGCCGGGAAGATCTTCGTGTTCACCGGCATCCTGAGCTTTCTCCGGAACGACGACGACGCGGTGGCCGCCGTCCTCGCGCACGAAATGGCCCACGCGCAGGCCCACCACTCCAGCGAACGGCTCGCCCGTGAGCGCGCCGGCGGGAACGTGTTCCAGAAACTTTCGTACAGTCGGATGCAAGAATCCGAGGCCGACCACATCGGCGTCTTCATCATGGCGTTCGCCGGGTACGACCCGGACCGGGCGGTCGCGTTCTGGAAGCGGATGACGCAAGCTCACAACGGCCCACCGGAGTTTCTTTCGGACCACCCGAGCGACGAACACCGGGTGCAGAACCTGACCGCGTGGGCGCCCAAAGCACGGGCCGCGAAGAAGGCATTCGACGAAGGACGAATCACACCCCCTCGGCGGTGA
- a CDS encoding amidohydrolase family protein — translation MNSNPLPEYNVTGQDFGQREHLGYSGPPIIDIHAHVTMTNPVEKTDEPASWVSNAAELMLATATELGIARTYSMCPPQDIAPLRERLGRAISFNGMITKKPDEPDDAAYRTLDLFLQAGIEIVKLWAAPRGRDRGLLLDTPWRIEALTRARSAGIRVVMVHVGDPDSWWAHTYQDVGKFGTKADQYLPLRKMIRLFPEMTWIGAHMGGDPEHPDHLEQLLEEFPQLHFDTSATKWQVREVSRHRDAVRSLVCRHPDRFLFGSDLVTAHTHVREHYVSRYWCQRTLWESAWTGPSPISDPDFTPGEGEGPQVTLRGLDLPRDVLEKVYSGNARRILGLE, via the coding sequence ATGAACAGCAATCCGCTCCCCGAATACAACGTGACCGGGCAAGACTTCGGCCAACGCGAACACCTCGGGTATTCCGGTCCGCCGATTATCGACATTCATGCCCACGTCACGATGACTAACCCAGTCGAGAAGACCGATGAACCGGCCAGCTGGGTATCGAACGCGGCGGAGTTGATGCTCGCGACGGCGACCGAATTAGGTATCGCTCGAACGTACAGTATGTGCCCACCACAAGACATCGCACCGCTCCGAGAGCGATTGGGGCGAGCCATCTCCTTCAACGGGATGATTACGAAGAAGCCGGACGAACCGGACGACGCCGCGTACCGCACTCTCGACCTGTTCCTCCAGGCGGGCATTGAAATCGTCAAACTCTGGGCCGCGCCGCGCGGACGGGATCGAGGTCTGTTGCTCGACACGCCGTGGCGCATCGAGGCGCTGACGCGCGCCCGGTCAGCCGGAATTCGCGTCGTCATGGTCCACGTCGGCGACCCCGATTCCTGGTGGGCGCACACATACCAGGACGTGGGGAAGTTCGGCACGAAGGCCGATCAGTACCTGCCGCTCCGGAAAATGATTCGGCTATTCCCGGAAATGACCTGGATCGGCGCACACATGGGCGGCGACCCGGAACACCCCGATCATCTCGAGCAGTTGCTGGAGGAATTCCCCCAACTTCATTTCGACACCAGCGCGACGAAGTGGCAGGTGCGTGAGGTTTCGCGCCACCGCGATGCCGTTCGTTCGCTGGTCTGCCGCCACCCCGACCGTTTTCTGTTCGGGTCCGATCTGGTCACCGCGCACACGCACGTCCGAGAACACTATGTCAGCCGGTACTGGTGCCAGCGGACCTTATGGGAAAGCGCCTGGACGGGACCGAGTCCCATTTCTGATCCGGACTTCACTCCGGGGGAGGGGGAAGGGCCGCAGGTAACGCTACGCGGTCTAGATTTACCAAGAGACGTTTTGGAGAAGGTCTATTCGGGGAATGCGCGGCGCATCCTGGGGCTCGAATGA
- a CDS encoding DUF58 domain-containing protein — protein MLPAEVMRQVRRLQLRARRAVRTLLGGEYRSAFKGAGLSFEEVREYQPGDEVRSIDWNVTARMGHPFVKRYAEERELTLVLMVDLSASQRFGTGSVTKRTAAAELAAVLAFAAVTHNDRVGLLGFTDRVERYVPPGKGPRHALRVLRDVLFFEPTRKGTDLAAALDYLNRVHRRRAIVFLFSDFLGDNFTDSFNRAARRHDLIAVRTTDPREQDWPAAGLVRLEDAETGRQVVIDAGSRSFRDAFAARARDRRATFTRLARAAQVDLIDVDTGGNHFDALLRFFRLRDRRRRGT, from the coding sequence ATGCTCCCGGCCGAAGTGATGCGACAGGTACGGCGACTGCAGCTTCGCGCGCGGCGGGCCGTCCGCACGCTGCTCGGGGGTGAGTACCGGTCGGCGTTCAAGGGGGCCGGGCTGTCGTTCGAGGAAGTCCGCGAGTACCAGCCGGGGGACGAAGTCCGGTCGATCGACTGGAACGTGACCGCGCGGATGGGGCACCCGTTCGTGAAGCGGTACGCCGAGGAGCGCGAGCTAACACTCGTGCTGATGGTCGACCTGTCCGCCAGCCAGCGGTTCGGGACCGGGAGCGTCACCAAGCGAACGGCCGCGGCCGAGTTGGCGGCCGTCCTCGCGTTCGCCGCGGTCACGCACAACGACCGCGTCGGCCTGCTCGGCTTCACCGACCGCGTCGAGCGGTACGTCCCGCCCGGGAAGGGCCCGCGGCACGCGCTCCGGGTTCTCCGCGACGTGCTGTTCTTCGAGCCGACCCGCAAGGGGACCGACTTAGCTGCCGCCCTCGACTACCTCAACCGGGTCCACCGCCGGCGGGCGATCGTATTCCTGTTCAGCGACTTCCTCGGCGACAACTTCACGGACAGCTTCAACCGCGCCGCCCGGCGACACGACCTGATCGCCGTCCGCACCACCGACCCCCGCGAGCAAGACTGGCCGGCGGCTGGACTGGTCCGGTTGGAAGACGCGGAGACCGGGCGGCAGGTCGTGATCGACGCGGGCAGCCGGTCGTTCCGGGACGCCTTCGCCGCGCGGGCGCGAGACCGCCGGGCCACATTCACCCGCCTCGCACGGGCCGCCCAGGTCGACCTGATCGACGTGGACACGGGCGGCAACCACTTCGACGCCCTCCTGCGCTTCTTCCGCCTCCGCGACCGTCGGAGGAGGGGGACGTAA